A single region of the Pseudomonas sp. B21-023 genome encodes:
- a CDS encoding SCO family protein, giving the protein MPRLFRLLLLLLLTLSLAWSLPPSTRATPSTPWGADYFPNIPLLTQDGRQVHFFDDLIKDKVVAINFIFTGCGDSCPVETARLRQVQKLLGERVGQDIFIYSISIDPYNDTPATLKRYAEKFAIGPGWTLLTGEAADIEQLRRSLGLYIEGLENGRSKDHNLSLIIGNQATGRWMKASPFESPYILADRLANSLHNWKTASAQHRDYTQAPDIRPPSKGEQLFRTRCSSCHTLGDAEPGATHGIGPDLLGVTRQRDELWLKRWLMEPDRMLAEKDPLAMLLFAQYNQLAMPNMRLGETEVAALVGYLEEETTRLQAPH; this is encoded by the coding sequence ATGCCCCGCCTCTTCCGCCTGCTGCTCCTGTTGCTGCTCACCCTCAGCCTCGCCTGGTCGCTGCCCCCCAGCACCCGCGCAACGCCCTCCACCCCCTGGGGCGCCGACTACTTCCCCAACATCCCCCTGCTCACCCAGGACGGCCGCCAGGTGCATTTCTTCGACGACCTGATCAAGGACAAGGTGGTGGCCATCAATTTCATATTCACCGGTTGCGGCGACTCCTGCCCGGTGGAGACCGCCCGCCTGCGCCAGGTACAGAAACTGCTGGGCGAGCGCGTCGGCCAGGACATCTTCATCTACTCGATCAGCATCGACCCCTACAACGACACCCCCGCCACCCTCAAGCGCTACGCGGAAAAATTCGCCATCGGCCCCGGCTGGACCCTGCTCACCGGCGAGGCCGCCGACATCGAACAGCTGCGCCGCAGCCTGGGCCTGTACATCGAAGGCCTGGAGAATGGCCGCAGCAAGGACCATAACCTCAGCCTGATAATCGGCAACCAGGCCACCGGCCGCTGGATGAAGGCCTCGCCCTTCGAAAGCCCGTACATCCTCGCCGACCGCCTGGCCAACAGCCTGCACAACTGGAAAACCGCCAGCGCCCAGCACCGCGACTACACCCAGGCCCCCGACATCCGCCCGCCGAGCAAAGGCGAGCAACTGTTCAGGACCCGCTGCTCGTCATGCCATACCCTGGGCGACGCAGAGCCAGGCGCCACCCACGGCATCGGCCCGGATCTGCTGGGGGTGACCCGGCAGCGAGACGAACTGTGGTTGAAGCGCTGGCTGATGGAACCCGATCGGATGCTCGCGGAGAAAGACCCGTTGGCAATGCTGCTGTTCGCGCAGTACAACCAGTTGGCGATGCCCAACATGCGATTGGGGGAAACAGAGGTGGCTGCGCTGGTCGGCTATCTCGAAGAGGAAACGACGCGCTTGCAAGCACCGCATTGA
- a CDS encoding ATP-binding protein: MNPSSIVRYWHAIELLQPQPVPKLNIRDEDDIYLPFFHDIRSQEDPLPWMPGSLVGKQKLPEKRVWSHSLFAHLYDSLAVTTALGERFGADQGYSEPQSRETALFALRFSAEGMLVPDSLVLSSEAWFLGCVLAERKWEHGFASAQDDARQLACQLLGTAVTCDALHELTQAIVQALGLEAFFGDAPRRHRVRSTPIDPEKPAPQDDPLNSFLLDDLTHVASALDRGVSSTALAQFLREHAPGQRLHLDQPHASLPIIERLYPHRHAPGCWPSDKHLGLVHSQQLAVNSLLAELGESAGVMGVNGPPGTGKTTLLRDLIAAVVTRRADVLASFDRASQAFLNNGCEELNDGGRPQKGYRLNPELFGFEVVVASSNNGAVENITLELPQAGKVDPSWLGEIDYFADIATLLIDQPAWGLISAALGSKTKRKQFVSQFFYGEAPPKKKKARTSEAANDLQTADVLAEHEDSYTADIDVSDKPTGPRGFIGWLSNPANSIPESERQARWKAAKRRYTASKDAADALCEQIAAINQRIDAVRERRTAFTLQQAEHDAHWRAHEQLKAGQLDHEHANLLPARNELRSALDALDSQVGQRPGLWLNLFTLGGAGRTWRAQRAHLQQRHQLCSDNYATAMKQDARLAEQLQTHQLLLETARQQLGLAEAALHTDVETARQLAIAGGAEHLLPWLTQEDIGRGEAIEKLEPWQLKGWRQARARVFIEALGLHKTLFQIEAKRLSANLYCITRQLTGSQYLGISQELSRSIWASLFMVVPVLSSTFASFARSFGSFGCEEIGWLLVDEAGQATPQAAVGALWRARRAVLVGDPLQLPPIVPVCDAVLEHMRNHYQVDPHWICNRQSAQSLADLATRWGKMLGPKEAQTWVGLPLVVHRRCDRPMFKMANLIAYDGAMVYGTGAPEPAKATKASLPSGWLHAPGPSSGNWVRQEGIMLKRLLERLEADGVTKDAITVITPFQDVRSKLSTFLPSQIVYGTIHTMQGKEAEIIVLVLGGSADNRGARDWAVETPNLLNVAVTRARERLYVIGDYDDWSTRQQFEQIMHLLPKQSLLALSNTTTA, translated from the coding sequence ATGAACCCGTCAAGCATCGTGCGCTACTGGCACGCCATCGAATTGTTGCAACCTCAACCCGTACCCAAGCTGAACATCCGTGACGAGGACGATATTTATCTGCCGTTCTTCCACGACATCCGCAGCCAGGAAGACCCGCTGCCCTGGATGCCCGGCAGCCTGGTGGGCAAGCAGAAACTGCCGGAAAAACGCGTGTGGAGCCACAGCCTGTTCGCCCACCTTTACGACAGCCTGGCAGTGACCACAGCGCTGGGAGAGCGGTTTGGCGCCGACCAGGGCTACAGCGAGCCACAGTCGCGGGAAACGGCCCTGTTCGCCCTGCGCTTCAGCGCGGAAGGCATGCTGGTACCGGACAGCCTGGTGCTGTCCAGCGAAGCATGGTTTCTTGGTTGCGTGCTTGCCGAGCGGAAGTGGGAGCATGGCTTCGCCAGCGCCCAGGACGACGCCCGCCAACTGGCCTGCCAGCTGCTTGGCACAGCCGTCACCTGCGATGCGTTGCACGAGCTTACCCAGGCGATTGTTCAAGCGTTGGGGCTGGAGGCATTCTTCGGCGATGCCCCCCGCCGCCACAGGGTGCGCTCCACCCCGATCGATCCAGAGAAGCCGGCGCCTCAGGACGATCCACTCAACAGCTTCCTGCTCGATGACCTCACCCATGTCGCCTCGGCGCTGGATCGCGGCGTGTCCAGCACCGCGCTCGCCCAGTTCCTGCGTGAACATGCCCCAGGCCAACGGCTGCACCTGGACCAGCCGCATGCCTCGCTGCCGATCATCGAACGTCTCTATCCACATCGCCATGCACCGGGCTGCTGGCCGAGCGACAAGCATCTTGGCCTGGTGCACTCGCAACAACTGGCGGTCAACAGCCTGTTGGCCGAACTCGGTGAAAGTGCCGGAGTCATGGGAGTCAACGGTCCACCAGGAACGGGCAAGACCACACTGTTGCGCGACCTGATCGCCGCCGTGGTGACCCGCCGAGCCGATGTTCTCGCCTCGTTCGACCGGGCTTCCCAAGCCTTCCTCAACAATGGTTGCGAGGAGCTCAACGACGGCGGGCGGCCGCAGAAAGGCTACCGCCTGAACCCCGAGCTGTTCGGTTTCGAAGTCGTGGTAGCCTCGAGCAACAATGGCGCGGTGGAAAACATCACCCTGGAGCTGCCGCAGGCCGGAAAGGTCGACCCATCCTGGCTTGGCGAAATCGATTACTTCGCTGACATCGCCACATTGCTGATCGATCAGCCGGCCTGGGGATTGATCTCTGCGGCATTGGGCAGCAAGACCAAGCGCAAGCAGTTCGTCAGCCAGTTTTTCTACGGTGAAGCACCACCCAAGAAGAAAAAGGCACGAACGAGCGAAGCCGCGAACGACCTGCAGACCGCCGACGTGCTCGCTGAGCACGAAGACAGCTACACCGCGGATATCGACGTATCCGACAAGCCGACCGGCCCTCGGGGGTTCATCGGCTGGCTGAGCAACCCAGCCAACAGCATCCCCGAGAGCGAGCGCCAGGCACGCTGGAAAGCGGCAAAGCGTCGCTACACCGCCAGCAAGGATGCAGCCGACGCGCTGTGTGAACAAATCGCGGCGATCAATCAACGAATCGATGCCGTTCGTGAACGCCGAACGGCGTTTACCCTTCAACAGGCCGAGCACGACGCTCACTGGCGCGCCCATGAGCAACTCAAGGCCGGCCAGCTAGACCACGAGCACGCGAATCTGCTGCCGGCGCGGAATGAACTGAGAAGTGCGCTGGATGCCCTGGACAGCCAGGTTGGCCAACGGCCCGGCTTGTGGCTCAATCTTTTCACCCTCGGGGGAGCGGGTCGCACATGGCGTGCGCAACGTGCCCACCTGCAGCAACGCCACCAGCTTTGCAGCGACAACTACGCCACCGCCATGAAACAGGATGCGCGTCTTGCCGAGCAGCTACAGACGCATCAACTGCTGCTCGAAACCGCCAGGCAGCAGCTTGGGCTTGCAGAGGCAGCGTTGCACACCGACGTCGAAACAGCTCGGCAACTTGCCATTGCGGGGGGCGCCGAACATCTGCTGCCCTGGCTGACGCAGGAGGACATTGGCCGTGGGGAGGCCATCGAGAAACTCGAGCCCTGGCAATTGAAAGGCTGGCGCCAGGCACGGGCCCGGGTGTTCATCGAGGCACTCGGCCTGCACAAGACCCTGTTCCAGATCGAGGCGAAGCGCTTGAGCGCCAACCTCTACTGCATCACCCGTCAACTGACAGGCAGCCAGTATCTGGGCATTTCCCAAGAACTGAGCCGGTCGATCTGGGCATCACTGTTCATGGTGGTTCCGGTCCTGAGCAGCACCTTTGCCTCGTTCGCCCGTTCATTCGGCAGCTTTGGCTGTGAAGAAATTGGCTGGCTGCTGGTGGACGAGGCCGGCCAGGCCACGCCACAGGCTGCCGTAGGCGCCCTGTGGCGTGCACGCCGCGCCGTGCTGGTCGGCGATCCGCTGCAGTTGCCGCCCATCGTGCCGGTATGTGATGCCGTGCTCGAGCACATGCGAAACCACTACCAGGTCGATCCGCACTGGATCTGCAATCGCCAGTCTGCCCAATCCCTTGCCGACCTTGCCACGCGATGGGGCAAGATGCTGGGCCCAAAGGAGGCGCAAACCTGGGTAGGCTTGCCACTGGTGGTCCATCGTCGCTGCGACCGTCCCATGTTCAAGATGGCTAACCTCATTGCCTATGATGGTGCCATGGTCTATGGCACGGGCGCGCCTGAACCCGCGAAAGCTACCAAGGCCAGCCTGCCCTCCGGCTGGTTGCATGCTCCAGGACCATCGTCAGGCAATTGGGTCCGCCAGGAAGGCATCATGCTCAAACGTCTGCTGGAACGCCTTGAGGCCGATGGCGTGACGAAGGACGCGATTACCGTCATTACGCCGTTTCAGGACGTGCGAAGCAAACTCTCGACATTCCTGCCCAGCCAGATCGTCTACGGCACCATACATACCATGCAGGGCAAGGAGGCAGAGATCATCGTCCTGGTGCTCGGTGGCAGCGCCGACAACCGAGGAGCACGCGACTGGGCGGTCGAAACGCCGAACCTGCTCAACGTTGCGGTCACCCGCGCCCGAGAGCGGCTGTACGTCATCGGTGACTACGATGACTGGAGCACGCGCCAGCAATTCGAACAGATCATGCATCTGCTGCCGAAACAGTCCCTGCTGGCACTCAGCAACACAACCACAGCGTAA
- a CDS encoding bifunctional O-acetylhomoserine aminocarboxypropyltransferase/cysteine synthase, with protein sequence MKLETLAIHAGFSPDPTTKAVAVPIYQTTSFAFDDTQHGADLFDLKVAGNIYSRIMNPTNDVLEQRMAALEGGVGALAVASGMAAITYAIQTVAEAGDNIVSVAKLYGGTYNLLAHTLPRQGITTRFAAHDDIAALEALIDERTKAVFCESIGNPAGNIVDIAALAEAAHRHGVPLIVDNTVATPILCRPFEHGADIVVHSLTKYIGGHGTSIGGIVIDSGKFPWADHTQRFALLNTPDPSYHGVTYTEAFGPAAFIGRCRVVPLRNTGAALSPFNAFLILQGLETLALRMERHTENAFKVARYLQEHDQVAWVKYAGLPDHPEHQLAQRYTGGKPASILSFGIKGGQAAGARFIDALQLVVRLVNIGDAKSLACHPASTTHRQLNDDELEKAGVPRDMVRLSIGIEHSDDIIADLAQALEASRG encoded by the coding sequence ATGAAGCTGGAAACACTCGCCATCCACGCGGGCTTCAGCCCCGACCCGACCACCAAGGCGGTGGCCGTGCCGATCTACCAGACCACCTCGTTCGCCTTCGACGACACCCAGCACGGCGCCGACCTGTTCGACCTCAAGGTGGCCGGCAACATCTACTCGCGCATAATGAACCCCACCAACGATGTGCTCGAACAGCGCATGGCCGCCCTCGAAGGCGGGGTTGGCGCGCTTGCAGTGGCCTCGGGCATGGCCGCCATCACCTATGCCATCCAGACCGTCGCCGAGGCCGGCGACAATATCGTCTCGGTGGCCAAGCTGTACGGCGGCACCTACAACCTGCTGGCCCATACCCTGCCGCGCCAGGGCATCACCACCCGCTTCGCCGCCCATGACGACATTGCCGCCCTCGAGGCGCTGATCGACGAACGCACCAAGGCAGTGTTCTGCGAGTCCATCGGCAACCCTGCCGGCAATATCGTCGATATCGCCGCGCTGGCCGAGGCCGCCCACCGCCACGGCGTGCCGCTGATCGTCGACAATACCGTGGCCACGCCAATCCTCTGCCGCCCGTTCGAGCACGGCGCTGATATTGTCGTGCACTCGCTGACCAAGTACATCGGCGGCCACGGCACCAGCATCGGCGGCATCGTCATCGACTCGGGCAAATTCCCCTGGGCCGATCACACGCAACGTTTCGCCCTGCTCAATACCCCCGACCCGTCCTACCACGGCGTCACCTACACCGAAGCCTTCGGCCCCGCCGCCTTCATCGGCCGCTGCCGCGTGGTGCCGCTGCGCAACACCGGCGCCGCGCTGTCGCCGTTCAACGCCTTCCTGATCCTGCAAGGCCTGGAGACCCTGGCCCTGCGCATGGAGCGCCATACCGAGAACGCGTTCAAGGTTGCCCGCTACCTGCAGGAACACGACCAGGTGGCCTGGGTGAAATACGCAGGCCTGCCCGATCACCCCGAGCACCAACTGGCCCAGCGCTACACCGGCGGCAAGCCGGCCTCGATCCTGTCGTTCGGCATCAAGGGCGGCCAGGCCGCCGGGGCGCGCTTCATCGATGCGCTGCAACTGGTGGTGCGCCTGGTGAACATCGGCGACGCCAAGTCGCTGGCTTGCCACCCCGCCTCCACCACCCACCGCCAGCTCAACGACGACGAGCTTGAAAAGGCCGGTGTGCCGCGAGACATGGTGCGCCTGTCGATTGGTATCGAGCACAGCGATGACATCATCGCCGACCTTGCCCAGGCCCTGGAGGCCAGCCGCGGCTGA